TCCAGATGTTGCCGATCCGCACAGCGTGCGGCGGATCATGACGATCATGTTGGCAGAGGAATATTGATGCGGCGCTACAACATCGCCGACCTGACCGATGACGACCTCCGCCGGCTGCGGATGCTGGTTCGGATGGAACGCGCCACGGCGCATGTCGTCGTCAGAACGGATTATGCTTGGCCGATCCCGATCCAGACCCGACCACGGCAGTGGCAAGAACCGGCGATCGGCGACGCGATCAACTGATCTAGCGAAAGATTGGTCGATCGCGCTGACGGTAGCGCCTATGGTCAACGCCATGGCGAGCATCGACATTCACTCCGCGCATTCCACGCTACGCGAGCGGATCGTGGAGCATGTCTTCGTGGGCGAAGCCCTTCGCGCGCTCTGGCGGCACGGGATTACCGATGTCGAAGTCCTGCGGTCGGAGTTTGATGCTCACGGATACGACCTGGTGATGGGTCGGGGGCAAATCGTCAGGCATATTCAGTTCAAGACCGGCGTGAGGAACAGGCCGTCGCCCGTATCAGTCGGTAGCGCGCTCGCGGAAAAGCCGAGCGGTTGCGTGATCTGGATTTCTGTGACGCTCGGACTGGATATGGGACCATTCTGGTGGTTCGGCGGCAAGCCGGGTGAGCCACTTCCTGATCTTTCCGAATTCGCCAGTCCCAAGCGCATCGGCAGAAACAAGGAAGGCGAGCGGCCCCTGCGGGCAAACCATCGAAAAGTGCCTGCTCGATACTTCCGACGCATCGACACTATCGACGCCATGCTGGAGACGCTGTTCGGGCCGCTACCGACTGGGCAGGTGCCAGTCGTTGTCGAAAACGGCTAAGGCAGGATCAACGCGGATAACAGGTTGCCACGTCCCACGATGCGGCCAAGCCGATCGCGGGTCTGATCTTCGCGGGAGCTATACCACCCGACAAGCCGGCCCAGCCGATCGCGACCTTCGATCCTATCTCCGCGACTATCCAACCAGCCCAGCGGGCGGCCAAGCCGATCTCGTAATTCCTGTCGCATACCGTGCCTCCCAACTGTCGAGGCTTTCCGATCGAACGCCAGACTGACAAAAGGTCAAGCTCCCCGGCTGCAGGGCCAATGCGCCCCGCTGAGGGACGAACGGCACCACGGGGCACATGGGACGCCCGGCGGTGCGAGTGGCCCTGCGTGACCCCTCGCAGGGGCTATGCGGTGCGACGGGAACGCCCTCGCTTCAACGCGGTGTCGAGCCGGGTAGCAGCGTCCCGCTTTTCACTCGCGGCGGCGGCGGCTTCCTCTTCCGATGCCGATATACGCATCGGTCGGTTCAGCAGCGCGTCTCGCAACGCATTTGCGTTCGTGCTGACCGTCGTGCCGTCCCGCAGGGTATAGGATGCGCCACCGGCCGCCAATTCGGGAAGAAAATTGAAAGTCCCGATTGTGTTGCCCTGATTGTCGAACTTGATGCCGGCGGCATTGCCCGCCATCAGCAACGTCAGGGTCCGGGTCGGAACGCCACCGATCATTTCGACAGGATCGCACCACACGACATCTACCACGTTGCGGATCGCCTCGCGCACCTTCAGCCGAGCGTCGCGCATCGCATCTGGATCACTTGGATCGTTGATCGCTTCGCGGACTTCCAGAACGCGCTGAAGGTGGACATTCGGCGGCAGATGGCCGCGTGCGGCCTGAAGCTCCTGCGCCACCTTGGCGCATTCCACTTCCAAGGCGCGTTGTTCCTGCTTCACGGCACGAAGCACATCGTCAAATTCGTCGCGATCTTCGTCATCGAACTGCGCCATTTTCCGCACGAGGCGCTTGGCCTCGGCCTTCTTGTTATCGATAGCCCGTTCGATCTCCGCCAGCCGGATCGCCAACGGGCCGGACAGGTCATCGCGTTGGAAGAAGCGACCATCGAGCGCGAGGTGGAGCATCGCATCGAGCGCCGCTTTCTCGAAAATGCGTAAGCGTCCGGTGACGGCGTCACCTCAAACGGGCCGGTAGTTCCACGGCAGCAGTTCAGCGACCCGGCGGGCCGGATGGTCTGCGATGCGTCTGATGGTGTCGGCCAGCCAGGCCTCGGGGTCGACGCCGTTGAGCCTGGCGGTTTCCACCAGGCTGTAGATGCTGGCGGCGCGGTGCCCGCCCTGGTCGGAGCCCGCGAATAGCCAGTTTTTGCGCCCGACGGCGATACCGCGCAGCGAGCGCTCGGCGGCATTGTTGTCGATCTCCAGGCGACCATCGTCGGCATAGCGGGTCAGCGCCTGCCAGCGGGCGAGCGCATAGCGGATGGCGACCGCAAGGTCGGAGCGCCGGGACAGCTTCGGTCCGGTCGCGTCGAGCCACTGGCGGAAGGCATCGAGCAGCGGTCCGGCCCTGGCCTGGCGCGCGTGCCGTCGCTCGTCAGGGAGCCGGCCACGCACATCCCGTTCGACGGCATAGAGGCCGGCGATATGGTCCAGTGCCTCGCGGGCCGTGGGGGAGCCGGTTGCGGCATGGACGTCGAAGAACTTGCGCCTGACATGCGCCCAGCAGGCCACCTCTGCGATGCGGTCGCCATAGAGGCGGTCGAACCCGGCATAGCCATCGGCGTGCAGATCGCCCCGGAACCGGGCAAGATGTCCGGCGGGTCGTTCGCCCTTGCGGTCGGGCGCGTAGTGGAACAGCACGGCGGGCGGAGCCTCGCCGCCAGCCCCGCGCTCGTCGCGTACATAGGTCCACAGCCTGCCCGTCCTGGTGCGACCGGCACCAGGGGCCAGTACCGGCACCGGCGTGTCGTCGGCATGGAGGGTCGCGCCGCCCATGACGTGGCGCTCGAGCGCGTCGACCAAGGGGCCGAGGAGCGCGGCCGAGCGCCCGACCCAGTCGGCGAGCGTGGAGCGGGCAAGGTCGACGCCCTGGCGAGCATAGATGCCCGACTGGCGGTAGAGCGGCAGATGGTTGGCGTATTTGGACACCAGCACATGGGCGAGCAGCCCCGCACCGGGTCGACCGCGCTCGATGGGCATGGACGGCAACGGCGCCTGCACTATGCGCTCGCATGACCGGCAGCTGAGCCGCGGCCGGACGTGGCGCACGACCCGGAACGAGGCGGGCACATAGTCGAGCTGTTCCGTAACGTCCTCGCCCATGCGCCGCATGGCACCACCGCAGTCGGGGCAGACGCACGGTGCCTCATGCACGACCTCGGTGCGGGGCAGATGATCGGGCAGCGGCTGTCGATACGGCCTGGCGGTCTCCCGTGTCCGGGTGACCACCGGCATCGCCGCAGTGGCGGCTTCCGCCTCGCGCTCTTCCAGCCCGAGTTCCAGCTGGTCAGCCTGGTGCGTCAGCTTCTCCGACGAACGGCCGAAGGCCATGCGCCGCAGCCGCGCGACCTGCATCCGCAACTGCTCCAGCTCGGCGCCGGCAGCAATGAGCATGGCCTTCAGAAGGGCGATATCGTCGGGCAGCGAGGCGGCATCGGGCGACACGCCCGCTTATACCAGAACCCCCGTGCCGATACACGCGAAAGCCGCAGGAAACCGTACTTTTTACCAGGCCAAGGTCGGCTGCGAGGACCGGATCGGATGCCGCCAGTCCACCCCTTCGAGCAGCATCGACAGCTGCGCCGGGGTCAGCACCGCGACGCCGTCCGCGGTCGCCGGCCAGGTGAACCGGCCCCGCTCCAGACGCTTGGCATGGAGCACGAGACCCTGACCATCCCACCACAGCAGCTTGACCAGATCGCCACGCTTGCCCCGGAAGGCGTACACCGCACCGCCAAACGGATCCTGGCGCAGCCGCTGCTGTACCAGCGCGGCCAGCCCGTCGAAGCCCTTGCGCATGTCCGTGACCCCGGCCGCCAGATACACCCGGACACCGCCCGGCGGCCCGATCAAGCAAACCCCGCCAGCACGGTCTTGAGCACCCGCGCGTCGATGGGAGGTGCCAGGCGGATGCGTTGCCCGGCCGGGCCGACCACTTCCACCACACCCGGTCCGAGCGGCTCCGAATGCGGCACCATGGGCGCGCCCGCCACCTCGACCGGAATGAATGCCGGCCCCGGCAACGGCAATGCTTCGCTCGCCACCCCGTCGCGCAGCAGCGTGCGTCGCCAGCGATACACCAGCGACGTGCACACCCGGTGTCGCCGCGCCACCTCCAGCACGCTGGCACCCGGCATCATCGCCTCCGACACGATCCGCGCCTTGTCATCTTCGCTGAACCGCCGGCGCGGTTCAGGCCCAACCATCTCGATAATTCGCGTCGCCATGATGCCGCACCGGTGTCTGCCACAGTGCCGAACCTGTGGCTTGCGCATCACCTCGTCAGCAAGGTGGAGAAGACCGGACGCTTACGAAAATGCGGTGGTTGAAAAACTCGGGACGATCGCAGCCGGTATGACGGGCGGCGCTGTCGCATTGCAGGTAGCGATAGCGAGCATCGACCTCGGCGCGGCTGCGCATGGTCATCAGCCCGCCGCAGTGTCGGCACCGCGCCAGGGTCGAAAACAGGTTGCGGGCGTAAGCCGCATAGCGGCCGGATCGGGTCTGCCAGCGTTTCGACGCGCTGGCTCTGGCCCGTGCGACGAGGTCGGCGTCAACGGCGCGCGGGAAAACATTCTCGATCCGCTCGCCGGTTTTCTTGCGTTTGCCGCTCTCCGTCATGCCGGCGGGATGATATTCGCCGTCGATAGCCGGATGCTTCAGCAGGATGCCGACATAACTCCAGCCCCAGCCTTTATTGGTCGTGGTGCTACGCGCCTTGCCCCAGCTTGGCACGCCTTGTTCATTCAGGCGCTTCGCGATGCCCCAATAGCCAATGCCATCGGCCGCCCATTCGTAAATCTGCTTCAGCACCGCCACGCGCTCGGGGATCAATTCGTATCCGCGGTAATCCTGATCCTTGTCGATCCGCTCGCCGACGACCCGAAGCCACGCCGGCGGCTTGGCCGACAGAACTTTGCCCTGTCGCGTGAGTTGCTGCTTTCGGCGCCAAGCATCGGCGACCAGTTCGCTTTTCTTCTCGCTCTCCTTGTGGCTGACCGTCGCATTCATGACGATCTCCATGATCCCCATGAGCGCCGTCGGCCCTTTCAGATAGGCATCATCGAAGATGCGTTCGCCATCGACGGTCGCGATCCTGATGCCCTTGTCGCACAGGTCCTCCATCCATCGCTGCGTCACCCGCGGTTCAAGACGGCTCAGTCGGTCAAGCTTGTGGATGACGAGTGTGGTGCCTGGCGCGACATCACCGGCATCGACACGCTTGCGCCATTTGCCGAGATTGCCGACACTCAGGTGATGGCCCTTCCATGCCGACTGCCCGAGGTCCTCCACGACCTCCACGACATTCCAGCCCTTCCGGCGGCAGAAGGCCTCGCACTCCTCAAGCTGCCGCTCTTTCGAGAAGCCCTTTTCCTGCCGCTTGGTTGAAAAGCGAATATAGATAACGGCGTCGGGCAAGCCTATCCTCCGGCGATGACGCCTATGTTTCGGCCTTCTGTGTTACTTTTGGTTAAACGGTGCATATCTGGCAGCACCAGCGCGGTATCTTCCTGCCGATCGCGCGTCATCCTTTCTGCCGGTACGATTACACGCTGAAACCCGGCTGGCCGCTACACCGCTACGGCATCGAGCAGCAGGGCGAGATCGTCCGCCATGCCTTCCTTTTGCGCCACGGCGCGAGGGTGCCGGGTGCGCCGCCGCTGGCGCAATATGAGACGCTGCTGCCGTTCGGGTGAAACCTACCCGTCATGGCTTCGCTACGCTCGCAATGACGAAGAAAAGATGCTGCCGCGCCTACAGCGCGCCGAGATCGATCGGTGTGTGCCGATCGAGCCAGTTCGGTGCTTCGGGCATCGGATATTTGAGCCCCGTGGCGCAGTTGAACAGCACGACGCGCTCGTCCGCGTCGACCTCGCCGGTGCGCAGCGCCTCGCGATAAGCGGCGAGCGTCGCGCCGCCTTCGGGGCAGAGCAAGAGGCCGTCCTGCTTCGCGCAATCGTCGACCGCCTTCAGGATGGCGGGATCGCCGACGCCGAGCGCCTTGCCGCCGCTCGCCCGCACCGCGCGCAGGATCAGGAAATCGCCGACCGCTTTGGGTACGCGGATGCCGGCGGCGACGGTGTGCGCATCCTCCCACCGCTCGGCATGCTCCTCGCCCGCCTCGAACGCGCGGACGATCGGCGCGCATCCCGACGCCTGCACCGCGTACATGCGCGGCCGCTCGGGGCCGATCCAGCCGAGCGCCTCGAGCTCGTCGAACGCCTTCCACATGCCGATGAGCCCCGTGCCGCCGCCGGTCGGATAGAAGATCGCATCCGGCAGCGTCCAGCCGAGCTGCGCGGCGAGTTCGAGGCCCATCGTCTTCTTGCCCTCGATCCGATAGGGCTCCTTCAGCGTCGACAGGTCGAACCAGCGGCCCTCCGCGGCGCCGCGGCCAACGATCGCGCCGCAATCGTCGATCAGGCCGTTGACGCGGTAGACGCGCGCGCCCTGCAGCGCGATCTCGCGCACGTTCACCTCGGGCGTGTCCTCCGGGCAGAAGACGATCGTCTCGATTCCGACACGGGCGGCATAGGCCGCGAGCGCGGCGCCGGCGTTGCCGTTGGTTGGCATCGCGATGCGCGTGACGCCCAGTTCCTTCGCCATCGCCACCGCCATGACGAGCCCGCGCGCCTTGAAGCTGCCCGTCGGCAGGCGGCCTTCGTCCTTGACCAGCACCGTGCCGCTGCCAGCGCTCTTCGGGATCGGGACCAGCGGCGTCTCGATCTCTCCCAGGCTGACGACGTTGCGGGTGTGGCGAACGGGAAGCAGCTCGCGCCAGCGCCACAGGTCGCTCGGCCGCGTTTCCAGCAGGCGCTTGGGCAGGTTGGCGCGCACCGCATCGAGATCGTAGCGCACGAGCAACGGTCGCCCGACGCGCGACAGGCCGTGCAGCGTGTCCGCATCGTAACGCTCGCCGGTCATCGAACATTCGAGATGCGTGACGAAGGTCGGGCGATCGGTGGTGAGGTTGGGGTTCATGGACATTGTCCTAGCCTTGCCAACGGGCTGGCGTCCACTTGAATGGGACTCTGATCGTAGTTACAATCAGATGTGGAGATTGAATTCGACCTGGCAAAGGATGCGGTCAATCGCGCAAAGCACGGCGTGCCGCTTGCACGTGCCGCTGAGCTGACGGACGTGATCGTCGTCGAGGACGATCGCTTCGGCGAGCAACGGTATCGCCTGTACGGCTGGATCGACGATGTCCGTTACTGCGCCGCCGTGACCCTGCGCGGGGATATAGTGCGGGTGATCAGTCTGCGGCGGGCGCATCGAAAGGAGTTTAACCGTCATGGCCACTAAGCAGGACGCGATTTTCGACGACGACAATCCGGAATGGACAAAAGAGGATTTCGCACGGGCGCGTCCGCTATCCGACTTTCCGGAATTAGCCGCAGCCTTTGCCAAGGTCCGCGGGCCACAACGCGCACCCACCAAGCAGCAGGTGACCTTGCGCCTCGATCCCGATGTCGTCGCCAAATTCCGTGCGACCGGGAAGGGGTGGCACGCGCGCATCAATGCGGCGCTGCGGGCGGCGGAGGTCTGACGGTGCCCTAGGCGTCGAATTCCAGCGCCGCCGCCGCGCCGCCCGACAGGTCGAGCGGGTGGTTCGGGGTGACCGGGCATGGGTCCGCGCCCGGCTGGCCCGGCCGCCGCATCGAACGGCGTCGCCGGGCGGTGAATATCCGCAGGACGAGACCCCGCGCCTCCGACCATGCGAGTTCGACAGCTTCACCCGTCGGACTGTCGTGGCGCGGGGTCATCGCGGTTACTCCGGTTTCTTCGCCACCGCGACCAGCGCGGGGCGGAGCAGGCGATCCTTGATCATGTACCCCGCCTGCATCTCCTGCACGATCGTGCCGGGTTCGGCGTCGCTAGGCATTTCCATCATCGCCTGGTGCTTGTTGGGATCGAGCGTCACGCCCATCGCCTCGACCTTGGTGATGCCGTGGCGGGTGAAGACGCTTTCCAGCTCGCGGCCCGTCGCCTCCAGCCCGGTGACGAGGCCCTTCATCTTGTCGTCGGCGCGCAGCTCCGCCGGGATAGCCGCGAGTGCGCGCGCGAGATTGTCGGCGACGGACAGGATGTCGCGCGCGAAATTGGTCGCGGCATAATTGCGCGCGTCGGCCACGTCCTTTTCCGCGCGACGGCGGACGTTCTGGATATCCGCCTGCGCGTACAGCGTATCCTGCTTCGCGGCGGCGAGCTGGTTCTCCAGCTCTGCGATGCGCTGCGCCGCCTGGTCGTGCTCCGCCACTTCGGGCGCGCCGTCCGCGGTTTCCTGGCGCAGGTCGTCGGCCGCGGCGGGGTTGGTCGTCGTCTCGTCGGTCATTCGTGTCCCTGTTCTTCAGCCCATGCGTCGGGCAAGCGTTGCCGCCGTGAAATCCACCATGGGCACGACGCGCGCATAGTTCAACCGCGTGGGGCCGATCACGCCGACCACGCCGACGACGCGCCCGCCCGGCCCGCGGAACGGCCGCGCGATGACGGACGAGCCCGACAGCGCGAACAATTTGTTCTCCGCGCCGATGAAGATGCGCGTCGCATCGCCGGCGCGCGCGCTGTCGAGCAGCGCCGCGATCTCCTGCTTTCCGTCGAGGTCGTCGAGCAGGTCGCGCACGCGGTCGAGATCGGCGGCGGCGGCGGCGTCGATCAGCCGCCCCTGCCCACGCACGATCAGCACCGGGCGGCGGTCGGTGTCCTCGCTCCACACGACGAGGCCCTGTTCGACCAGGGCGCGCGCGGCGCCGTCGAGCATCGCGCGCTCCTCCGCCATCTCGCGCTCGATCCTGGCGCGCGCCTCCGCCAGCGTCAGGCCGCCGAGCGTCGCGGTCATGTAATTGCCCGCCTCGACCAGCGCCGAGGGCGTCATGCCGGCGGGCAGGCGGATGACGCGGTTCTCGACCGATCCGTCCTCGCTGACGATCACCGCCATCCCCTGCGTCGGCGACAGCGCGACGAAGCCGATCGAGCGCAGCGCGAGCTCGCGCTTGGGCACCAGCACCAGCCCCGCGCACGCCGACAGGCCCGACAGCGCGGCGGTCGTCGCGGCGAGCGCCTCCTCCACCGGGCCGCCCGCGCCGGCGCGCGCCTCGATCGCGGCGCGTTCCTCCGCGCTCGGCTCCAGCGCCTGCATCATGCCGTCGACGAACAGGCGCAGGCCGCGCTCGGTGGGGATGCGGCCCGCGCTGGTGTGTGGGCTGGCGAGCAGGCCCAGTTCCTCCAGCTCCTGCATCACGCCGCGGATCGAGGCGGGGGAGAGATTGAGACCGCTCGCCGCCGCGATCGTCTTCGATCCCACCGGCATGCCGTTGTCGACATAGCCGTCGACGACGGCGCGGAAGATGTCGCGCGCGCGATCGGTCAGTTCGGTGACGGGCGGGGCCATGCGGGTTATTTAGGGCGGTGCGGGTCGCCGATAAAGCCGGCAATCGGCAGCGCCTGCGGCGCGGTCCGCAGGCGGCGGAACAGTATGGCGTTGCGGTCCATGTCGCAGCCGAAATAGGCGCTGAGGTACGATGGCCGCCCCGCGCCTCCTATCCATCTCACATCGACGGTGATCTGGTCGGTCGCCATCGATTGGCATCCCGCATCACCGCCCAGCAACCGCTTACCGATGGGGCGCTCGGGCTGGAGCGCGGCGCGGAAGGCGGCGAACTGCGCGGGCGTGACGCGGAACGCGCGGCGGCCCTTTACGGCGGTGAACCGGCCGCCTTCGAACACACCCTGCCCGGTCGACGACACGGTGACGCGATAGGCGGGGCAGAAGCCGAAGCAGGGGCCGGTTTCGTAGACGATCCGTTCGGGGGTTGGTCGCGCC
This portion of the Sphingomonas sp. FARSPH genome encodes:
- the tnpC gene encoding IS66 family transposase; this encodes MLIAAGAELEQLRMQVARLRRMAFGRSSEKLTHQADQLELGLEEREAEAATAAMPVVTRTRETARPYRQPLPDHLPRTEVVHEAPCVCPDCGGAMRRMGEDVTEQLDYVPASFRVVRHVRPRLSCRSCERIVQAPLPSMPIERGRPGAGLLAHVLVSKYANHLPLYRQSGIYARQGVDLARSTLADWVGRSAALLGPLVDALERHVMGGATLHADDTPVPVLAPGAGRTRTGRLWTYVRDERGAGGEAPPAVLFHYAPDRKGERPAGHLARFRGDLHADGYAGFDRLYGDRIAEVACWAHVRRKFFDVHAATGSPTAREALDHIAGLYAVERDVRGRLPDERRHARQARAGPLLDAFRQWLDATGPKLSRRSDLAVAIRYALARWQALTRYADDGRLEIDNNAAERSLRGIAVGRKNWLFAGSDQGGHRAASIYSLVETARLNGVDPEAWLADTIRRIADHPARRVAELLPWNYRPV
- the tnpB gene encoding IS66 family insertion sequence element accessory protein TnpB (TnpB, as the term is used for proteins encoded by IS66 family insertion elements, is considered an accessory protein, since TnpC, encoded by a neighboring gene, is a DDE family transposase.), with amino-acid sequence MIGPPGGVRVYLAAGVTDMRKGFDGLAALVQQRLRQDPFGGAVYAFRGKRGDLVKLLWWDGQGLVLHAKRLERGRFTWPATADGVAVLTPAQLSMLLEGVDWRHPIRSSQPTLAW
- the tnpA gene encoding IS66-like element accessory protein TnpA, whose amino-acid sequence is MATRIIEMVGPEPRRRFSEDDKARIVSEAMMPGASVLEVARRHRVCTSLVYRWRRTLLRDGVASEALPLPGPAFIPVEVAGAPMVPHSEPLGPGVVEVVGPAGQRIRLAPPIDARVLKTVLAGFA
- a CDS encoding recombinase family protein — protein: MPDAVIYIRFSTKRQEKGFSKERQLEECEAFCRRKGWNVVEVVEDLGQSAWKGHHLSVGNLGKWRKRVDAGDVAPGTTLVIHKLDRLSRLEPRVTQRWMEDLCDKGIRIATVDGERIFDDAYLKGPTALMGIMEIVMNATVSHKESEKKSELVADAWRRKQQLTRQGKVLSAKPPAWLRVVGERIDKDQDYRGYELIPERVAVLKQIYEWAADGIGYWGIAKRLNEQGVPSWGKARSTTTNKGWGWSYVGILLKHPAIDGEYHPAGMTESGKRKKTGERIENVFPRAVDADLVARARASASKRWQTRSGRYAAYARNLFSTLARCRHCGGLMTMRSRAEVDARYRYLQCDSAARHTGCDRPEFFNHRIFVSVRSSPPC
- a CDS encoding threonine synthase codes for the protein MNPNLTTDRPTFVTHLECSMTGERYDADTLHGLSRVGRPLLVRYDLDAVRANLPKRLLETRPSDLWRWRELLPVRHTRNVVSLGEIETPLVPIPKSAGSGTVLVKDEGRLPTGSFKARGLVMAVAMAKELGVTRIAMPTNGNAGAALAAYAARVGIETIVFCPEDTPEVNVREIALQGARVYRVNGLIDDCGAIVGRGAAEGRWFDLSTLKEPYRIEGKKTMGLELAAQLGWTLPDAIFYPTGGGTGLIGMWKAFDELEALGWIGPERPRMYAVQASGCAPIVRAFEAGEEHAERWEDAHTVAAGIRVPKAVGDFLILRAVRASGGKALGVGDPAILKAVDDCAKQDGLLLCPEGGATLAAYREALRTGEVDADERVVLFNCATGLKYPMPEAPNWLDRHTPIDLGAL
- a CDS encoding BrnT family toxin, translated to MEIEFDLAKDAVNRAKHGVPLARAAELTDVIVVEDDRFGEQRYRLYGWIDDVRYCAAVTLRGDIVRVISLRRAHRKEFNRHGH
- a CDS encoding BrnA antitoxin family protein — its product is MATKQDAIFDDDNPEWTKEDFARARPLSDFPELAAAFAKVRGPQRAPTKQQVTLRLDPDVVAKFRATGKGWHARINAALRAAEV
- the grpE gene encoding nucleotide exchange factor GrpE, producing the protein MTDETTTNPAAADDLRQETADGAPEVAEHDQAAQRIAELENQLAAAKQDTLYAQADIQNVRRRAEKDVADARNYAATNFARDILSVADNLARALAAIPAELRADDKMKGLVTGLEATGRELESVFTRHGITKVEAMGVTLDPNKHQAMMEMPSDAEPGTIVQEMQAGYMIKDRLLRPALVAVAKKPE
- the hrcA gene encoding heat-inducible transcriptional repressor HrcA, which gives rise to MAPPVTELTDRARDIFRAVVDGYVDNGMPVGSKTIAAASGLNLSPASIRGVMQELEELGLLASPHTSAGRIPTERGLRLFVDGMMQALEPSAEERAAIEARAGAGGPVEEALAATTAALSGLSACAGLVLVPKRELALRSIGFVALSPTQGMAVIVSEDGSVENRVIRLPAGMTPSALVEAGNYMTATLGGLTLAEARARIEREMAEERAMLDGAARALVEQGLVVWSEDTDRRPVLIVRGQGRLIDAAAAADLDRVRDLLDDLDGKQEIAALLDSARAGDATRIFIGAENKLFALSGSSVIARPFRGPGGRVVGVVGVIGPTRLNYARVVPMVDFTAATLARRMG
- a CDS encoding DUF6438 domain-containing protein; its protein translation is MNIVMHALLIATAAAATPARPTPERIVYETGPCFGFCPAYRVTVSSTGQGVFEGGRFTAVKGRRAFRVTPAQFAAFRAALQPERPIGKRLLGGDAGCQSMATDQITVDVRWIGGAGRPSYLSAYFGCDMDRNAILFRRLRTAPQALPIAGFIGDPHRPK